One part of the Parambassis ranga chromosome 8, fParRan2.1, whole genome shotgun sequence genome encodes these proteins:
- the LOC114439747 gene encoding coenzyme Q-binding protein COQ10 homolog, mitochondrial, with protein sequence MTSKTTPLLLKALLDVSEAHSAKAARGNGQIVRQLGSCGALTARRASLQLCPSTPHLSTPSRSFISLAAPISTRRMEYTEHRTLGYTPEQMYNVVASVDQYQHFVPWCKKSRVMKSRSGDFQADLEIGFPPIVERYNSVVTVVPNHQVRAVCTDGSLFSHLETLWRFAPGDDDSCKVDFYVSFEFKSLLHSQLASIFFDEVVKQMVGAFESRAAMLYRNQQEAPLRRRST encoded by the exons atGACCAGCAAAACGACTCCTCTCCTTCTGAAGGCGCTGCTGGATGTGTCTGAAGCCCACTCTGCAAAGGCCGCGCGTGGAAACGGTCAGATAGTCAG ACAACTGGGTTCATGTGGGGCCCTGACAGCCAGGAGGGCCAGCCTCCAACTCTGCCCCTCCACCCCTCACCTCAGCACACCCAGCCGCAGCTTCATCAGCCTGGCTGCTCCCATCAGCACCCGCAGGATGGAGTACACAGAGCACCGGACGTTAGG GTACACTCCAGAGCAGATGTACAACGTGGTGGCCAGTGTTGACCAGTACCAGCACTTTGTCCCCTGGTGCAAAAAGTCTCGGGTCATGAAGTCACGAAGCGGTGACTTCCAGGCGGACCTGGAAATAGGTTTTCCTCCCATCGTTGAACGCTATAACTCTGTAGTCACTGTTGTTCCAAACCACCAAGTCAGG gctgtgtgcaCCGATGGATCTCTCTTCAGCCATCTTGAAACATTATGGAGGTTCGCCCCTGGAGACGATGACTCCTGCAAAGTGGATTTTTAT gtgtCCTTTGAGTTCAAGTCACTTCTGCACTCTCAGCTGGCCAGCATTTTCTTCGACGAAGTGGTCAAGCAGATGGTCGGTGCCTTTGAGTCACGGGCAGCGATGCTCTACAGGAACCAGCAGGAGGCACCACTGAGGAGGCGGTCCACGTAA
- the LOC114439753 gene encoding complement C1q-like protein 2: MKTIAVLLLVLSCCLCEAQINEQNVKASQCSESTSCCSLLSMSQTLGAVGEKVANMADKLAHLEVQLQSTQNEVLELRSLTGTLRDSGSGDTGPFTIATPLQYKKVFSNTGNSYNPSTGIFTAMIKGMYFFRFSMFNNLSPTPSSLVSLMKNGVRLTSVWDTSGTDSNDMGSNAVVIPLEVGDTVYVELQLNRIVYDDAMNYNTFSGFLLFTE; the protein is encoded by the exons ATGAAGACTATCGCTGTCCTGCTTCTGGTCTTAAGCTGCTGCCTTTGTGAAGCTCAGATTAATGAACAGAATGTCAAAGCTTCTCAGTGTTCCGAATCGACCAGCTGCTGCTCGCTGCTTTCCATGAGTCAGACCCTGGGAGCAGTGGGAGAGAAAGTGGCAAACATGGCAGATAAACTGGCACATCTGGAGGTACAGCTGCAAAGCACACAAAATGAAGTCCTGGAGCTGCGCAGCCTTACTGGAA CTCTCAGAGATTCTGGCTCTGGAGACACCGGACCTTTCACCATTGCTACCCCTCTGCAATACAAGAAGGTTTTCTCCAACACTGGCAACAGCTACAATCCTTCAACAG GTATTTTCACAGCAATGATCAAAGGAATGTACTTCTTTCGATTCTCCATGTTCAACAACCTCAGTCCTACTCCCAGCTCTCTGGTGTCCCTCATGAAAAATGGTGTGAGGTTGACGTCCGTCTGGGATACATCAGGGACCGACTCCAACGACATGGGCAGCAATGCTGTGGTCATCCCTCTGGAGGTGGGGGACACTGTGTATGTGGAGCTCCAGCTGAACAGGATCGTCTATGATGACGCCATGAACTACAACACCTTCAGCGGCTTTCTGCTCTTCACCGAGTAA